A window of Myxococcales bacterium genomic DNA:
GGACCGGACCCGTCAGCGTGAAGAGCGTCTCGTCCGTCCGCTGCCAGAAAACCACCAGGAGGGCGAGCGCCACGCCGGAAGCGATCGCGTAAACGGAAGGATAGAAGTAGGCAGGGATAAATGAGCTGGCCCAGCGCTTAAACTTACGGCGGATCATGCCGCTGTGCTGGACGAAGAACAGCAGGCAGAGGAAGGCGTCGAGCGACAGGCGTTCCGCCGACGAAAGCGACGTAAAAGCGGGGCCGATGCCGGGGAAATGAAGCAACAAAACGATGGACCCGCCGCCGACCAGGATGGCGAACGCGATCAACACATAAGCAACCAGGTTTTTCATGACTTTCCTCCTGCCCATCGAGCAGACTGTTGAAAAAGGCCGTCCTGGCCTTTTTCAACCGCGCTCAACAAAAAGCGTGGTTTTTATTTCGCTTCATTTTCGGCAATTTCGGAAGTTGCCGAAAATGGCGATCCATCCCTGAATCGCACGCCGGGTGTTTTTCAACACCCGGCTAGGGCGCACTTCGTTGCGCACCGAACCAGACGTTTCCCGACTGCTCAAGGTTACAGAAAATCTCACCGCCGGTTCCTGTAACCTCGACCGCCCGAAATACGTCTGGTATTTGAGCGCCGAGAATGGCCGGCGCATGACAGACAGGAGGAAAAATGTCCATTGACGAAAAGACGACGCTCTTGGTATGCATCGGAGCAGCGATGGCCGCCAACTGCGGACCCTGCTTCGAGCACTACTACGGTAAGGCAACGGCGGTAGGCATCACCGCCAGTGAGATCGCCGAGGTCCTCGAGGTGTCGGCGAAGGTGAAGAAGGGGGCCCACCTCGCGCTGCTGAACCGCATCAGCGACCTGATGAAGGGCAACGCGAAGCGGGACGCGCCCTGTGGTGAGCCGAACACCTCTGGTTGTTGCTGCGGGTGACCACACCAAGGAGACGAGGCTTGGACTGGTGGGAACTTTATGATCGCTGGTACGGCCCGGTGCGGGCGTTCCTGGCCGCGCGCCTGCGCGATGAAGCGGCGGCCGACGATCTGGCGCAAGAGACATTCGCCCGCGTTCACACATCCCTGGCCGAGTTGCGCGATCCGGAAAAGGCGAAGGCCTGGGTATTTCGCATCGCGCACAACCTATATGTGGACCGGGTGCGCGCGGGTCAGCGGGAACCTTCGACGACCAACGAAGACGAAGAGGAATCGCGCACGGAAGATCCCGCCAGCGAGGCGTTCGTCGGCGAGATCGAGCGCCAGGAGATGAGCCAATGCGTCCGGGACAAGATCGCCTTATTGCCCGAACCGCTCCGGACCGTGCTCGTGCTGTTCGATCAAGAGGAGTTTTCCCACCAGGAGATCGCCGAGCTGCTGGGCCTGAGCATCGGCGCGGTGAAGGTCCGACTGCACCGCGCTCGGCGGGCGCTGAAGGAAATCCTCCAGCGCGAATGTTCGTTCGAGATCGACGGGCGCAGCGTCCTGGTGTGCAGCCCCTGTAAACCGCCGGCGGATCCGCGCGACAAACCTCAATGGTAATTGTATTGCCTCCCTCCATCCGCCAATCGCCGTCGCTGACCGAGCTTTTCGCCTCGTTCCTGCGGCTCGGCGCGACCGCCTTCGGCGGGCCGGCGATGATCGCTTACATCCAAAAACTCGCCGTGACAAAAAAGGGTTGGTTGACCCCGGAGGATTTCAAGAACGGCGTGGCGCTGTGCCAGACGATCCCCGGCGCGACCGCCATGCAGTGCGCCGCCTACGTCGGCTGGCGAACCCGGGGTCTGCTGGGGGCCATCGCCGCCTTTACCGGCTTCGGCTTGCCGGCTTTTTTGGTCATGGTCGGACTCGCGATCGTGTATCGCCGGGCGGCCGGCCTTCCCGACTCGGCCGCCGCCTTGACCGGGTTGCGCGTGATCGTCGTGACGTTGGTCGCGAACGCGACCTGGACCTTCGGT
This region includes:
- a CDS encoding RNA polymerase sigma factor, with the protein product MDWWELYDRWYGPVRAFLAARLRDEAAADDLAQETFARVHTSLAELRDPEKAKAWVFRIAHNLYVDRVRAGQREPSTTNEDEEESRTEDPASEAFVGEIERQEMSQCVRDKIALLPEPLRTVLVLFDQEEFSHQEIAELLGLSIGAVKVRLHRARRALKEILQRECSFEIDGRSVLVCSPCKPPADPRDKPQW
- a CDS encoding carboxymuconolactone decarboxylase family protein encodes the protein MSIDEKTTLLVCIGAAMAANCGPCFEHYYGKATAVGITASEIAEVLEVSAKVKKGAHLALLNRISDLMKGNAKRDAPCGEPNTSGCCCG